The following are encoded in a window of Anopheles stephensi strain Indian chromosome X, UCI_ANSTEP_V1.0, whole genome shotgun sequence genomic DNA:
- the LOC118509647 gene encoding plexin-A2 isoform X2, translated as MERFQRTGVVLIILISVLGAQPQANHNFPSKGSNATDISSRLVSQIVFNSTLNHLAVDRSTGSVYVGAVNKLYQITNDLNILTVVTTGPQNDSYQCTILECPGGAVKTPMDNVNKMLLIDSNAKNLIVCGSLFQGICHIRNLHNISIVEQEVLEAVVANTANASTVAFIAPGPPLTSAENNVLYVAVTFTGNSPYRSEIPAVSSRSLARDRLFQLAASAVTTGTRLFVNNYARETYIINYVYGFSSERFSYFLTTQYKSSSHYASKERITKLVRICQDDSHYHSYTEIPVDCTSKDGTKFKTVSAAYVGKPGHELAQSLEITTNDDVLFAVFDAPSSNKSALCVYSLKAIRKKFMHNIKMCYNGEGLRGLDYISQNMPCIATKLQTIGEDFCGLDVNSPLGGEQAVASLAVILSEERMTSVAVTATSNFTVVFIGTETGQLKKIVMESTTSAMQYAMMNVDLGSPIQPDMYLDPDNDDLFLMSMYKLFKIRIYDCSVYTTCHSCLSAKDPFCGWCSLENKCSRRFECQDSSKDPLSWLSYKSGKCTTITSVTPHQLQRTTARTLELIIENLPNLKEPLVCAFTFASMEKPIITNATKKRNGVNCTTPRTDLLPQIGYGENHFNATLSIKTSQGPDIVSTTFTFFDCSTHLSCTQCVSSKFPCDWCVEAHRCTHDTAENCRNDILVTGISRIGPSYRSGPGFCPTINVTGDGSEILVPAGSKKSVKVKVHIIGQFIVQTRFVCQFNVEGRVTSVNAQLLGDTIYCDEMEFTYTAKTSKLNATFAVIWGGSKPLDNPNNIHVVIYRCRDMSDSCGVCLALEEKYKCGWCSSSNTCEVEDQCGISGKVEGQNKTDWLNNQQTCPNPEIHSFDPKTGPWEGGTNITIRGINLGKKFDDVYGGIKIAGIDCMPFRELYVQTKEIVCSVDGPGVKSHRSGRVVVQISDFRGESANDFEFVDPEIENFEPKHGPISGGTTIKIMGRYLNTGSRVRAFLDQHPCEILSTNDREATCRTTAVPSPMQGKLKMVFDNGVRELNGDLFEYVPDPWIELVSSGESKTAKGIPAGGIKMAVHGRNFGSIQRPQIYVYYNGQISLNECNIINPQLMECYSPKIDLQDEDPFGSSDDPLTLEYGFIMNDVMTVRNLSSQWGSYFELYPNPTYQPFDDVKYFNSEYLNINGRNIDRACKYSDVVVKIGDNGICNITSMSRQQVTCLPPKNPDAKKVHVKVIVGNSLQFDIGYMVYTSAGILPSFSSNAVTFSVVVAIALFFVVFVALAIAYRKKTSENNRVLKNMQEQMDILELRVAAECKEAFAELQTEMTDLGGDITSGGIPYLDYRTYAMKILFPNHDDHVVLQWEKPELLRKEKGLRLFGQLVMNKTFLLLFIRTLESNRYFSMRERVNVASLIMVTLQSKLEYCTDILKTLLAELIEKCIDGKSHPKLLLRRTESVAEKMLSAWFTFLLYKFLKECAGEPLYMLFRAVKGQIDKGPVDAVTHEARYSLSEEKLIRQMIEFKVITVYASITQPPILCNNIEMIPTNTENIPVKVLDCDSIGQVKEKCLDTIYKAIPWSQRPRKEDLDLEWRTGATGRLILYDEDSTSKTDGEWKKLNTLHHYRVSEGSCLSLVPKESSIYNITLLGEKYTEKIHKYETLNISKFVSPSPPFSRAGSPMNGDLQENSLKYWHLVKHHDSDGSKEGERVNKMVSEIYLTRLLATKGTLQKFVDDLFETIFSTAHRGSALPLAIKYMFDFLDDQALLHGITDPEVVHTWKSNSLPLRFWVNLIKNPNFVFDIHKSNIVDSCLSVVAQTFMDSCSTSDHRLGKDSPSSKLLYAKDIPSYREWVERYYNDIRDMPAISDQDMNAMLAEESRLHTTEFNTNCALHELYQYAVKYNEQLTVTLEEDEFSQKQRLAFKLEQVHSIMSAE; from the exons ATGGAGCGGTTCCAGCGCACCGGCGTCGtcctcatcatcctcatcagcGTATTGGGCGCCCAACCGCAAGCCAATCACAATTTCCCATCGAAGGGAAGCAATGCCACAGACATTAGCAGTCGACTAGTTAGTCAAATAGTTTTTAATTCTACACTCAACCACCTGGCGGTGGACCGAAGCACCGGAAGT GTTTATGTGGGAGCGGTGAACAAATTGTACCAGATAACGAATGACCTTAACATCTTAACGGTCGTGACTACCGGACCGCAGAATGATTCATACCAGTGCACAATACTCGAGTGTCCGGGCGGTGCGGTTAAAACGCCGATGGACAACGTCAACAAGATGCTGCTGATTGACAGCAATGCGAAGAACCTGATCGTATGCGGTTCACTGTTCCAGGGCATCTGTCACATCCGCAACCTGCACAACATCAGCATCGTCGAGCAGGAGGTGCTGGAAGCGGTGGTGGCGAACACGGCCAACGCCAGTACGGTCGCGTTCATCGCGCCCGGACCGCCGCTAACGTCGGCGGAAAACAACGTACTGTACGTGGCGGTTACGTTCACCGGCAATTCACCGTACCGCAGCGAAATACCGGCCGTATCGTCGCGCAGCCTTGCCCGGGACCGGCTGTTTCAGCTAGCTGCGAGCGCGGTCACGACCGGCACGCGCCTGTTCGTGAACAACTATGCGCGCGAAACGTACATCATCAATTACGTGTACGGGTTCAGCTCGGAACGGTTTTCCTACTTCCTGACCACGCAGTACAAGAGCAGCTCGCATTACGCGTCGAAGGAGCGTATTACGAAGCTGGTGCGCATCTGTCAGGACGATTCACACTACCATTCGTACACGGAGATACCGGTCGACTGTACGAGCAAGGACGGTACCAAGTTTAAAACGGTGAGCGCGGCGTACGTCGGCAAACCTGGGCACGAGTTGGCCCAGAGTCTCGAAATTACCACCAACGACGATGTGCTGTTTGCCGTGTTTGATGCACCGAGCTCGAACAAGTCAGCGCTCTGCGTCTACTCGCTGAAAGCGATCCGGAAGAAGTTTATGCACAACATCAAGATGTGCTACAACGGTGAGGGTCTGCGCGGGTTAGACTACATCTCGCAGAATATGCCGTGCATTGCGACGAAGCTGCAAACGATCGGGGAAGATTTCTGCGGTCTGGACGTGAACTCGCCGCTCGGTGGTGAGCAAGCGGTTGCTTCGCTGGCCGTCATCCTGTCGGAGGAACGTATGACCTCGGTCGCGGTGACGGCAACGTCCAACTTTACCGTCGTGTTCATCGGCACGGAAACGGGCCAGCTGAAGAAGATTGTGATGGAATCAACCACGTCCGCGATGCAGTACGCGATGATGAACGTCGACCTTGGGTCACCGATCCAGCCCGACATGTACCTCGATCCGGACAATGACGATCTGTTCCTGATGTCGATGTACAAGCTGTTCAAGATCCGCATCTACGATTGCTCCGTTTATACCACCTGCCATTCCTGCCTGTCGGCGAAGGACCCGTTCTGCGGGTGGTGCTCGCTAGAGAACAAGTGTAGCCGACGGTTCGAGTGTCAGGACAGCTCGAAGGATCCGCTGTCATGGTTGAGCTACAAGTCGGGCAAATGTACCACGATTACCAGCGTAACGCCACACCAGTTGCAGCGCACGACGGCCCGAACGCTCGAGCTGATCATTGAAAATTTGCCCAACCTGAAGGAACCGCTCGTGTGTGCGTTCACGTTCGCCAGCATGGAAAAGCCGATCATTACGAATGCGACGAAGAAGCGGAACGGTGTCAACTGTACCACGCCCCGGACGGACCTTTTGCCACAGATAGGATACGGCGAAA ATCATTTTAATGCTACACTGTCAATCAAAACGTCCCAGGGGCCGGACATAGTGTCGACCACGTTCACGTTCTTCGACTGCAGCACCCATCTATCTTGCACGCAGTGCGTATCGTCCAAGTTCCCGTGCGACTGGTGTGTGGAGGCGCACCGCTGCACGCACGATACGGCCGAAAACTGTCGCAACGATATACTGGTGACGGGGATCAGTCGCATCGGACCGAGCTACCGGTCCGGGCCCGGCTTCTGTCCGACGATCAACGTGACCGGCGACGGATCGGAAATCTTGGTACCGGCCGGTTCGAAGAAATCCGTCAAGGTGAAGGTACATATCATCGGTCAATTCATCGTGCAGACGCGCTTCGTGTGTCAATTTAATGTGGAGGGTCGGGTGACGAGCGTCAATGCACAGCTGCTGGGCGACACGATCTACTGCGACGAGATGGAGTTTACGTACACGGCCAAGACGTCCAAGCTGAACGCAACGTTTGCGGTCATTTGGGGCGGTTCGAAGCCGTTGGACAACCCGAACAATATTCATG TTGTTATCTACCGGTGTCGGGATATGTCGGACAgctgtggtgtgtgtttggcgCTCGAGGAAAAGTACAAGTGCGGCTGGTGTTCGTCGTCGAACACGTGCGAGGTGGAGGATCAGTGTGGCATATCGGGCAAGGTGGAGGGACAGAACAAGACGGACTGGTTGAACAATCAGCAAACCTGCCCGAACCCCGAAATCCACTCGTTCGACCCGAAAACGGGCCCATGGGAGGGTGGCACCAACATTACGATCCGGGGCATCAATCTCGGCAAAAAGTTTGACGACGTGTACGGTGGGATCAAGATCGCCGGCATCGACTGTATGCCGTTCCGGGAGCTGTACGTGCAGACGAAGGAGATAGTGTGCAGCGTCGATGGGCCGGGCGTTAAATCGCACCGTTCGGGGCGTGTGGTGGTACAGATATCGGACTTCCGCGGTGAGTCGGCGAACGACTTTGAGTTTGTGGATCCGGAAATCGAAAACTTCGAACCGAAACACGGCCCAATATCGGGTGGGACGACGATCAAGATTATGGGCCGGTATTTGAATACGGGCAGCCGGGTGCGGGCGTTCCTCGATCAACATCCGTGTGAGATACTGAGTACGAACGACCGGGAGGCAACGTGCAGGACGACGGCGGTACCGAGCCCGATGCAGGGCAAGCTGAAGATGGTGTTCGATAATGGTGTGCGCGAGCTGAACGGGGATCTGTTCGAGTACGTTCCGGATCCTTGGATTGAGCTGGTTTCGTCGGGTGAAAGCAAAACGGCTAAAG GCATTCCGGCCGGTGGTATCAAGATGGCGGTACATGGGCGAAACTTTGGCTCGATCCAGCGACCCCAGATCTACGTCTACTACAACGGACAAATCTCGCTCAACGAGTGTAACATCATCAATCCTCAGCTGATGGAATGCTACTCACCGAAAATTGATCTACAGGACGAGGATCCGTTCGGCAGTTCGGACGACCCGCTCACGCTCGAGTACGGCTTCATCATGAACGACGTAATGACCGTGCGCAACCTATCGTCGCAATGGGGCAGCTACTTCGAGCTATACCCAAACCCAACCTACCAACCGTTCGACGACGTAAAGTACTTTAACAGCGAGTATCTGAACATTAACGGACGTAACATCGACCGTGCGTGCAAGTACAGCGACGTGGTGGTAAAGATCGGTGACAACGGTATCTGCAACATTACGTCCATGTCACGCCAGCAGGTCACCTGCCTGCCGCCGAAGAACCCGGACGCGAAAAAGGTTCACGTGAAGGTGATCGTCGGCAATTCGCTGCAGTTCGACATCGGGTATATGGTGTACACGTCGGCCGGCATTTTGCCTAGCTTTAGCAGTAATGCGGTCACGTTTAGCGTGGTGGTTGCCATCGCACTGTTCTTCGTGGTGTTTGTCGCGCTGGCGATTGCGTACCGGAAGAAGACGAGCGAGAACAATCGCGTGCTGAAGAACATGCAGGAGCAGATGGATATACTAGAGTTGCGCGTCGCAGCGGAATGTAAGGAAGCGTTCGCGGAGCTGCAAACGGAAATGACCGATCTCGGTGGCGATATTACGTCCGGTGGTATACCGTATCTGGACTACCGTACGTACGCGATGAAGATTCTGTTCCCGAACCACGACGACCATGTCGTGCTGCAGTGGGAAAAGCCGGAACTGCTGCGCAAGGAGAAGGGTCTCCGGCTGTTCGGGCAGCTCGTCATGAACAAAACATTCCTGCTGCTGTTTATCCGGACGCTCGAAAGCAATCGGTACTTTTCGATGCGCGAGCGCGTAAATGTTGCCTCGCTGATAATGGTGACGCTGCAGAGCAAGCTCGAGTACTGCACCGACATCCTGAAGACGCTGCTGGCCGAGCTGATCGAGAAGTGCATCGATGGGAAGTCGCAcccgaagctgctgctgcgccgCACCGAATCGGTCGCGGAGAAGATGCTGTCCGCCTGGTTCACGTTTCTGCTGTACAAGTTCCTGAAGGAGTGCGCCGGCGAACCGCTGTACATGCTGTTCCGTGCGGTGAAGGGCCAGATCGACAAGGGTCCGGTGGATGCGGTCACGCACGAGGCCCGCTACTCGCTGAGCGAGGAGAAGCTGATCCGGCAGATGATCGAGTTTAAGGTGATAACGGTGTACGCGAGCATCACGCAACCGCCGATCCTGTGCAACAACATCGAGATGATACCCACCAACACAGAAAACATTCCGGTAAAGGTGCTGGACTGTGACAGCATCGGGCAGGTGAAGGAGAAGTGTCTCGACACGATCTACAAGGCGATCCCGTGGAGCCAGCGGCCCCGGAAGGAGGATCTCGATCTCGAGTGGCGCACCGGTGCGACCGGCCGGCTCATCCTGTACGACGAAGACTCCACGTCCAAGACGGACGGCGAGTGGAAGAAGCTGAACACGCTGCACCACTACCGGGTGAGCGAGGGCAGCTGTCTCAGCCTGGTGCCGAAGGAGAGCTCCATCTACAACATTACGCTGCTGGGCGAAAAGTACACGGAGAAGATCCACAAGTACGAAACACTAAACATATCGAAGTTTGTTTCGCCGTCGCCACCGTTCAGCCGCGCGGGCAGCCCGATGAACGGCGATCTGCAGGAGAACAGCCTCAAGTACTGGCATCTGGTGAAGCACCATGATAGCGATGGGTCGAAGGAGGGCGAACGGGTGAACAAGATGGTTTCGGAGATTTATCTAACACGACTGCTAGCCACTAAG GGTACACTCCAAAAGTTTGTCGACGATCTGTTCGAAACCATCTTCAGTACCGCGCACCGTGGCTCCGCACTGCCCTTAGCAATAAAGTATATGTTTGACTTCCTAGATGATCAAGCACTCTTACATGGTATTACCGATCCGGAGGTTGTGCACACTTGGAAAAGTAACAGTTTACCGTTACG ATTCTGGGTAAATCTCATTAAGAATCCTAACTTTGTGTTTGATATACATAAGTCCAACAT
- the LOC118509647 gene encoding plexin-A2 isoform X1, whose protein sequence is MERFQRTGVVLIILISVLGAQPQANHNFPSKGSNATDISSRLVSQIVFNSTLNHLAVDRSTGSVYVGAVNKLYQITNDLNILTVVTTGPQNDSYQCTILECPGGAVKTPMDNVNKMLLIDSNAKNLIVCGSLFQGICHIRNLHNISIVEQEVLEAVVANTANASTVAFIAPGPPLTSAENNVLYVAVTFTGNSPYRSEIPAVSSRSLARDRLFQLAASAVTTGTRLFVNNYARETYIINYVYGFSSERFSYFLTTQYKSSSHYASKERITKLVRICQDDSHYHSYTEIPVDCTSKDGTKFKTVSAAYVGKPGHELAQSLEITTNDDVLFAVFDAPSSNKSALCVYSLKAIRKKFMHNIKMCYNGEGLRGLDYISQNMPCIATKLQTIGEDFCGLDVNSPLGGEQAVASLAVILSEERMTSVAVTATSNFTVVFIGTETGQLKKIVMESTTSAMQYAMMNVDLGSPIQPDMYLDPDNDDLFLMSMYKLFKIRIYDCSVYTTCHSCLSAKDPFCGWCSLENKCSRRFECQDSSKDPLSWLSYKSGKCTTITSVTPHQLQRTTARTLELIIENLPNLKEPLVCAFTFASMEKPIITNATKKRNGVNCTTPRTDLLPQIGYGENHFNATLSIKTSQGPDIVSTTFTFFDCSTHLSCTQCVSSKFPCDWCVEAHRCTHDTAENCRNDILVTGISRIGPSYRSGPGFCPTINVTGDGSEILVPAGSKKSVKVKVHIIGQFIVQTRFVCQFNVEGRVTSVNAQLLGDTIYCDEMEFTYTAKTSKLNATFAVIWGGSKPLDNPNNIHVVIYRCRDMSDSCGVCLALEEKYKCGWCSSSNTCEVEDQCGISGKVEGQNKTDWLNNQQTCPNPEIHSFDPKTGPWEGGTNITIRGINLGKKFDDVYGGIKIAGIDCMPFRELYVQTKEIVCSVDGPGVKSHRSGRVVVQISDFRGESANDFEFVDPEIENFEPKHGPISGGTTIKIMGRYLNTGSRVRAFLDQHPCEILSTNDREATCRTTAVPSPMQGKLKMVFDNGVRELNGDLFEYVPDPWIELVSSGESKTAKGIPAGGIKMAVHGRNFGSIQRPQIYVYYNGQISLNECNIINPQLMECYSPKIDLQDEDPFGSSDDPLTLEYGFIMNDVMTVRNLSSQWGSYFELYPNPTYQPFDDVKYFNSEYLNINGRNIDRACKYSDVVVKIGDNGICNITSMSRQQVTCLPPKNPDAKKVHVKVIVGNSLQFDIGYMVYTSAGILPSFSSNAVTFSVVVAIALFFVVFVALAIAYRKKTSENNRVLKNMQEQMDILELRVAAECKEAFAELQTEMTDLGGDITSGGIPYLDYRTYAMKILFPNHDDHVVLQWEKPELLRKEKGLRLFGQLVMNKTFLLLFIRTLESNRYFSMRERVNVASLIMVTLQSKLEYCTDILKTLLAELIEKCIDGKSHPKLLLRRTESVAEKMLSAWFTFLLYKFLKECAGEPLYMLFRAVKGQIDKGPVDAVTHEARYSLSEEKLIRQMIEFKVITVYASITQPPILCNNIEMIPTNTENIPVKVLDCDSIGQVKEKCLDTIYKAIPWSQRPRKEDLDLEWRTGATGRLILYDEDSTSKTDGEWKKLNTLHHYRVSEGSCLSLVPKESSIYNITLLGEKYTEKIHKYETLNISKFVSPSPPFSRAGSPMNGDLQENSLKYWHLVKHHDSDGSKEGERVNKMVSEIYLTRLLATKGTLQKFVDDLFETIFSTAHRGSALPLAIKYMFDFLDDQALLHGITDPEVVHTWKSNSLPLRFWVNLIKNPNFVFDIHKSNIVDSCLSVVAQTFMDSCSTSDHRLGKDSPSSKLLYAKDIPSYREWVERYYNDIRDMPAISDQDMNAMLAEESRVSLHTTEFNTNCALHELYQYAVKYNEQLTVTLEEDEFSQKQRLAFKLEQVHSIMSAE, encoded by the exons ATGGAGCGGTTCCAGCGCACCGGCGTCGtcctcatcatcctcatcagcGTATTGGGCGCCCAACCGCAAGCCAATCACAATTTCCCATCGAAGGGAAGCAATGCCACAGACATTAGCAGTCGACTAGTTAGTCAAATAGTTTTTAATTCTACACTCAACCACCTGGCGGTGGACCGAAGCACCGGAAGT GTTTATGTGGGAGCGGTGAACAAATTGTACCAGATAACGAATGACCTTAACATCTTAACGGTCGTGACTACCGGACCGCAGAATGATTCATACCAGTGCACAATACTCGAGTGTCCGGGCGGTGCGGTTAAAACGCCGATGGACAACGTCAACAAGATGCTGCTGATTGACAGCAATGCGAAGAACCTGATCGTATGCGGTTCACTGTTCCAGGGCATCTGTCACATCCGCAACCTGCACAACATCAGCATCGTCGAGCAGGAGGTGCTGGAAGCGGTGGTGGCGAACACGGCCAACGCCAGTACGGTCGCGTTCATCGCGCCCGGACCGCCGCTAACGTCGGCGGAAAACAACGTACTGTACGTGGCGGTTACGTTCACCGGCAATTCACCGTACCGCAGCGAAATACCGGCCGTATCGTCGCGCAGCCTTGCCCGGGACCGGCTGTTTCAGCTAGCTGCGAGCGCGGTCACGACCGGCACGCGCCTGTTCGTGAACAACTATGCGCGCGAAACGTACATCATCAATTACGTGTACGGGTTCAGCTCGGAACGGTTTTCCTACTTCCTGACCACGCAGTACAAGAGCAGCTCGCATTACGCGTCGAAGGAGCGTATTACGAAGCTGGTGCGCATCTGTCAGGACGATTCACACTACCATTCGTACACGGAGATACCGGTCGACTGTACGAGCAAGGACGGTACCAAGTTTAAAACGGTGAGCGCGGCGTACGTCGGCAAACCTGGGCACGAGTTGGCCCAGAGTCTCGAAATTACCACCAACGACGATGTGCTGTTTGCCGTGTTTGATGCACCGAGCTCGAACAAGTCAGCGCTCTGCGTCTACTCGCTGAAAGCGATCCGGAAGAAGTTTATGCACAACATCAAGATGTGCTACAACGGTGAGGGTCTGCGCGGGTTAGACTACATCTCGCAGAATATGCCGTGCATTGCGACGAAGCTGCAAACGATCGGGGAAGATTTCTGCGGTCTGGACGTGAACTCGCCGCTCGGTGGTGAGCAAGCGGTTGCTTCGCTGGCCGTCATCCTGTCGGAGGAACGTATGACCTCGGTCGCGGTGACGGCAACGTCCAACTTTACCGTCGTGTTCATCGGCACGGAAACGGGCCAGCTGAAGAAGATTGTGATGGAATCAACCACGTCCGCGATGCAGTACGCGATGATGAACGTCGACCTTGGGTCACCGATCCAGCCCGACATGTACCTCGATCCGGACAATGACGATCTGTTCCTGATGTCGATGTACAAGCTGTTCAAGATCCGCATCTACGATTGCTCCGTTTATACCACCTGCCATTCCTGCCTGTCGGCGAAGGACCCGTTCTGCGGGTGGTGCTCGCTAGAGAACAAGTGTAGCCGACGGTTCGAGTGTCAGGACAGCTCGAAGGATCCGCTGTCATGGTTGAGCTACAAGTCGGGCAAATGTACCACGATTACCAGCGTAACGCCACACCAGTTGCAGCGCACGACGGCCCGAACGCTCGAGCTGATCATTGAAAATTTGCCCAACCTGAAGGAACCGCTCGTGTGTGCGTTCACGTTCGCCAGCATGGAAAAGCCGATCATTACGAATGCGACGAAGAAGCGGAACGGTGTCAACTGTACCACGCCCCGGACGGACCTTTTGCCACAGATAGGATACGGCGAAA ATCATTTTAATGCTACACTGTCAATCAAAACGTCCCAGGGGCCGGACATAGTGTCGACCACGTTCACGTTCTTCGACTGCAGCACCCATCTATCTTGCACGCAGTGCGTATCGTCCAAGTTCCCGTGCGACTGGTGTGTGGAGGCGCACCGCTGCACGCACGATACGGCCGAAAACTGTCGCAACGATATACTGGTGACGGGGATCAGTCGCATCGGACCGAGCTACCGGTCCGGGCCCGGCTTCTGTCCGACGATCAACGTGACCGGCGACGGATCGGAAATCTTGGTACCGGCCGGTTCGAAGAAATCCGTCAAGGTGAAGGTACATATCATCGGTCAATTCATCGTGCAGACGCGCTTCGTGTGTCAATTTAATGTGGAGGGTCGGGTGACGAGCGTCAATGCACAGCTGCTGGGCGACACGATCTACTGCGACGAGATGGAGTTTACGTACACGGCCAAGACGTCCAAGCTGAACGCAACGTTTGCGGTCATTTGGGGCGGTTCGAAGCCGTTGGACAACCCGAACAATATTCATG TTGTTATCTACCGGTGTCGGGATATGTCGGACAgctgtggtgtgtgtttggcgCTCGAGGAAAAGTACAAGTGCGGCTGGTGTTCGTCGTCGAACACGTGCGAGGTGGAGGATCAGTGTGGCATATCGGGCAAGGTGGAGGGACAGAACAAGACGGACTGGTTGAACAATCAGCAAACCTGCCCGAACCCCGAAATCCACTCGTTCGACCCGAAAACGGGCCCATGGGAGGGTGGCACCAACATTACGATCCGGGGCATCAATCTCGGCAAAAAGTTTGACGACGTGTACGGTGGGATCAAGATCGCCGGCATCGACTGTATGCCGTTCCGGGAGCTGTACGTGCAGACGAAGGAGATAGTGTGCAGCGTCGATGGGCCGGGCGTTAAATCGCACCGTTCGGGGCGTGTGGTGGTACAGATATCGGACTTCCGCGGTGAGTCGGCGAACGACTTTGAGTTTGTGGATCCGGAAATCGAAAACTTCGAACCGAAACACGGCCCAATATCGGGTGGGACGACGATCAAGATTATGGGCCGGTATTTGAATACGGGCAGCCGGGTGCGGGCGTTCCTCGATCAACATCCGTGTGAGATACTGAGTACGAACGACCGGGAGGCAACGTGCAGGACGACGGCGGTACCGAGCCCGATGCAGGGCAAGCTGAAGATGGTGTTCGATAATGGTGTGCGCGAGCTGAACGGGGATCTGTTCGAGTACGTTCCGGATCCTTGGATTGAGCTGGTTTCGTCGGGTGAAAGCAAAACGGCTAAAG GCATTCCGGCCGGTGGTATCAAGATGGCGGTACATGGGCGAAACTTTGGCTCGATCCAGCGACCCCAGATCTACGTCTACTACAACGGACAAATCTCGCTCAACGAGTGTAACATCATCAATCCTCAGCTGATGGAATGCTACTCACCGAAAATTGATCTACAGGACGAGGATCCGTTCGGCAGTTCGGACGACCCGCTCACGCTCGAGTACGGCTTCATCATGAACGACGTAATGACCGTGCGCAACCTATCGTCGCAATGGGGCAGCTACTTCGAGCTATACCCAAACCCAACCTACCAACCGTTCGACGACGTAAAGTACTTTAACAGCGAGTATCTGAACATTAACGGACGTAACATCGACCGTGCGTGCAAGTACAGCGACGTGGTGGTAAAGATCGGTGACAACGGTATCTGCAACATTACGTCCATGTCACGCCAGCAGGTCACCTGCCTGCCGCCGAAGAACCCGGACGCGAAAAAGGTTCACGTGAAGGTGATCGTCGGCAATTCGCTGCAGTTCGACATCGGGTATATGGTGTACACGTCGGCCGGCATTTTGCCTAGCTTTAGCAGTAATGCGGTCACGTTTAGCGTGGTGGTTGCCATCGCACTGTTCTTCGTGGTGTTTGTCGCGCTGGCGATTGCGTACCGGAAGAAGACGAGCGAGAACAATCGCGTGCTGAAGAACATGCAGGAGCAGATGGATATACTAGAGTTGCGCGTCGCAGCGGAATGTAAGGAAGCGTTCGCGGAGCTGCAAACGGAAATGACCGATCTCGGTGGCGATATTACGTCCGGTGGTATACCGTATCTGGACTACCGTACGTACGCGATGAAGATTCTGTTCCCGAACCACGACGACCATGTCGTGCTGCAGTGGGAAAAGCCGGAACTGCTGCGCAAGGAGAAGGGTCTCCGGCTGTTCGGGCAGCTCGTCATGAACAAAACATTCCTGCTGCTGTTTATCCGGACGCTCGAAAGCAATCGGTACTTTTCGATGCGCGAGCGCGTAAATGTTGCCTCGCTGATAATGGTGACGCTGCAGAGCAAGCTCGAGTACTGCACCGACATCCTGAAGACGCTGCTGGCCGAGCTGATCGAGAAGTGCATCGATGGGAAGTCGCAcccgaagctgctgctgcgccgCACCGAATCGGTCGCGGAGAAGATGCTGTCCGCCTGGTTCACGTTTCTGCTGTACAAGTTCCTGAAGGAGTGCGCCGGCGAACCGCTGTACATGCTGTTCCGTGCGGTGAAGGGCCAGATCGACAAGGGTCCGGTGGATGCGGTCACGCACGAGGCCCGCTACTCGCTGAGCGAGGAGAAGCTGATCCGGCAGATGATCGAGTTTAAGGTGATAACGGTGTACGCGAGCATCACGCAACCGCCGATCCTGTGCAACAACATCGAGATGATACCCACCAACACAGAAAACATTCCGGTAAAGGTGCTGGACTGTGACAGCATCGGGCAGGTGAAGGAGAAGTGTCTCGACACGATCTACAAGGCGATCCCGTGGAGCCAGCGGCCCCGGAAGGAGGATCTCGATCTCGAGTGGCGCACCGGTGCGACCGGCCGGCTCATCCTGTACGACGAAGACTCCACGTCCAAGACGGACGGCGAGTGGAAGAAGCTGAACACGCTGCACCACTACCGGGTGAGCGAGGGCAGCTGTCTCAGCCTGGTGCCGAAGGAGAGCTCCATCTACAACATTACGCTGCTGGGCGAAAAGTACACGGAGAAGATCCACAAGTACGAAACACTAAACATATCGAAGTTTGTTTCGCCGTCGCCACCGTTCAGCCGCGCGGGCAGCCCGATGAACGGCGATCTGCAGGAGAACAGCCTCAAGTACTGGCATCTGGTGAAGCACCATGATAGCGATGGGTCGAAGGAGGGCGAACGGGTGAACAAGATGGTTTCGGAGATTTATCTAACACGACTGCTAGCCACTAAG GGTACACTCCAAAAGTTTGTCGACGATCTGTTCGAAACCATCTTCAGTACCGCGCACCGTGGCTCCGCACTGCCCTTAGCAATAAAGTATATGTTTGACTTCCTAGATGATCAAGCACTCTTACATGGTATTACCGATCCGGAGGTTGTGCACACTTGGAAAAGTAACAGTTTACCGTTACG ATTCTGGGTAAATCTCATTAAGAATCCTAACTTTGTGTTTGATATACATAAGTCCAACAT